A portion of the Edaphobacter lichenicola genome contains these proteins:
- a CDS encoding DUF6979 family protein, translating to MANKYGEAALIAARMDTHGKALSPAARWEHATAKLYPTSPSAQRKGGPRFAFLSLCEAGLVKGIPAGQYAPSNKNKAYALRAISLLNAGTHKTVTTLWAEVTDGEDIEHNSQMDVVLALWKNDLIVRSV from the coding sequence ATGGCGAACAAGTACGGCGAAGCTGCCCTTATCGCAGCTCGCATGGACACCCACGGCAAAGCCCTTTCCCCGGCGGCTCGCTGGGAGCACGCTACGGCGAAACTTTATCCCACAAGCCCTTCCGCACAGCGAAAGGGAGGCCCCCGATTCGCATTTCTCAGCCTCTGTGAAGCAGGTTTAGTAAAGGGAATTCCCGCAGGTCAATACGCCCCTTCCAACAAAAACAAAGCCTACGCTCTTCGCGCCATTAGCCTGCTCAATGCGGGCACCCATAAGACAGTCACCACACTCTGGGCCGAAGTAACCGACGGCGAAGACATCGAACACAACAGTCAGATGGATGTCGTTCTGGCTCTATGGAAGAACGATCTGATTGTGCGCAGCGTCTGA
- a CDS encoding energy transducer TonB, with protein sequence MRRVIMAALLLSPALLHAQAKSPAQPQTSTLQAKLSQPAFGSEAADTTNLVRVSTGVNAPKLVHTVDVQSDYDFTAAARFERTAVVSLTVDPTGKPSDLKIVQSVNPIMDKNVLAAVSQYRFTPGTLDNQPTAIPVHLEVVIRGALQ encoded by the coding sequence ATGCGTCGAGTCATTATGGCCGCCCTCCTCCTGTCCCCCGCGTTGCTTCACGCTCAGGCCAAGTCGCCTGCCCAACCCCAGACTTCGACTCTGCAAGCTAAGCTCAGTCAGCCAGCCTTCGGCTCAGAAGCGGCTGACACGACGAACTTGGTTCGCGTTTCAACAGGCGTGAATGCTCCGAAGCTGGTGCACACAGTTGACGTCCAGTCAGACTATGACTTTACCGCCGCAGCTCGATTTGAGAGGACTGCCGTGGTTTCTTTGACGGTTGATCCGACCGGCAAGCCGTCTGATCTAAAGATTGTTCAATCCGTCAATCCGATCATGGATAAGAACGTTCTCGCAGCAGTGAGCCAGTACCGCTTTACTCCTGGCACGTTGGACAACCAGCCGACTGCAATTCCGGTCCATCTGGAAGTTGTTATTCGCGGCGCACTTCAGTAG
- a CDS encoding ROK family protein encodes MKVLVIDIGGTNVKVASTDMRVPIKIPSGPTMTAEQMAKDVLVATEGWTYDRISIGYPGPVAHDHPLAEPHNLAAGWIDFPYQKAFGKPIRFINDAAMQALGGYKGGRMLFLGTGTGLGSAMIFDGVVIPLELAHLPYKKGKTYEEYIGLAGLEARGKKRWQKSVLDIIQRLQAAMVCDSVLLGGGNAKLMTDLPPHVILGANSNAIDGGLRLWDDSIKPDKAALTLK; translated from the coding sequence ATGAAAGTTCTCGTCATTGACATCGGCGGTACCAACGTTAAGGTCGCGTCCACCGATATGCGCGTCCCAATCAAAATTCCTTCTGGGCCAACCATGACTGCCGAGCAGATGGCAAAGGATGTCCTCGTTGCTACCGAAGGCTGGACTTACGACCGCATCTCCATCGGCTACCCCGGACCTGTGGCGCACGACCATCCGTTAGCTGAACCCCACAACCTCGCCGCCGGATGGATCGACTTTCCCTACCAAAAAGCCTTTGGCAAGCCCATCCGTTTCATTAACGACGCCGCCATGCAGGCTCTCGGAGGGTACAAGGGAGGTCGCATGCTCTTCCTTGGCACCGGCACTGGCCTTGGCTCTGCGATGATCTTCGATGGAGTAGTCATTCCCCTCGAATTAGCTCACCTCCCTTACAAAAAAGGAAAAACTTACGAGGAGTACATCGGTCTTGCCGGCCTTGAAGCACGTGGCAAAAAGCGTTGGCAGAAATCTGTGCTCGACATCATCCAGCGCCTTCAGGCTGCGATGGTGTGCGACTCAGTCCTTCTTGGTGGAGGCAACGCTAAGCTGATGACAGATCTTCCCCCACACGTCATCCTTGGAGCCAACAGCAATGCCATTGATGGCGGTCTCAGGCTTTGGGATGATTCCATCAAACCCGATAAGGCAGCCCTCACGTTGAAATAA